The bacterium genome window below encodes:
- a CDS encoding RidA family protein, whose translation MAHVEQRLKDLGIVLPDFGPVGYYGTSYGKMKAHHQVGSILFLSGHVPERNGTILHPGRLGDTVTVDQGYEAAGLAAVNSLAGIKQAVGNLDRIVSIVRSLCFVVCTPSFYDVHKVSSGATDLFAEVLADRGVGGRATIGVTSLAKNHCFELWLTVEIE comes from the coding sequence ATGGCACATGTCGAGCAACGATTGAAGGACCTGGGCATCGTCTTGCCAGATTTCGGTCCGGTAGGCTATTACGGCACAAGTTACGGCAAGATGAAGGCCCACCATCAGGTCGGCAGCATCCTGTTCTTGAGTGGACACGTGCCTGAGCGAAACGGAACCATCTTGCACCCGGGTAGACTCGGAGATACTGTGACCGTTGATCAAGGCTATGAAGCCGCGGGGCTGGCTGCGGTTAACAGTCTCGCGGGGATTAAGCAGGCGGTCGGGAATCTCGATCGAATCGTGAGTATTGTGCGCTCCCTGTGTTTCGTCGTCTGCACCCCTTCGTTCTACGATGTGCACAAGGTGTCGAGCGGAGCCACCGACCTGTTCGCCGAGGTGTTAGCCGATCGGGGCGTTGGGGGGCGGGCCACTATCGGTGTGACCAGTCTTGCCAAGAACCATTGCTTCGAACTTTGGCTGACCGTGGAAATTGAGTAA
- a CDS encoding hotdog domain-containing protein, with amino-acid sequence MDISLFQNERLRGFRCECSGHVAAGWRLESYWAEDEAVCTWYPRTIPALSSPEAIEDRTLADLIVCHCLGTAVAAARLADGPQGDPASRIRYAAASLRMTYLSPATANTPLTLRARVRELDDGTTTLTCSLFTDVEETARGEVVAVRVPAP; translated from the coding sequence ATGGATATCTCGCTTTTCCAGAATGAGCGGCTGCGCGGCTTCCGCTGTGAATGCTCAGGGCACGTGGCGGCCGGGTGGCGTCTCGAAAGCTACTGGGCCGAAGATGAGGCGGTCTGCACGTGGTACCCGCGGACCATCCCCGCGCTCAGCTCCCCGGAGGCGATCGAGGATCGGACCCTGGCGGATCTCATCGTCTGCCACTGCCTCGGGACGGCCGTGGCCGCCGCCCGCCTGGCCGACGGCCCGCAAGGCGACCCGGCGTCGAGAATCCGGTACGCGGCCGCCTCCCTGCGGATGACCTATCTCAGCCCGGCGACGGCCAACACCCCGCTCACGCTTCGGGCCAGGGTCCGGGAATTGGACGACGGCACCACGACGCTGACCTGCTCGTTGTTCACGGACGTCGAAGAAACCGCCCGAGGAGAAGTGGTCGCCGTTCGCGTTCCCGCCCCTTAA
- the sseA gene encoding 3-mercaptopyruvate sulfurtransferase: MTESLHPAVSPAWLSSHLGERDLRVIDATWYLPTLHRDARGEFCQAHIPGAVFFDIDAIADQRTPLPHMLPDAESFAAAVGALGIAGGDRVVVYGGRHLVASARVWWTFRAFGHDNVAVLDGGLPRWREEGRPVESGEPRPQACRFHARYRSELAADLDRVRQTLSGQGEQVVDARSHGRFVGAEPEPRPGVRSGHIPGSFNLPYDHLFGPDGALLPVEGLRGAFEAIGLDLHRPAIASCGSGVTAAVLAFGLFLLGRDHTAVYDGSWAEWGGRTDTPIAR; encoded by the coding sequence ATGACGGAGTCCTTACACCCGGCGGTCAGCCCGGCATGGCTGTCTTCGCACCTGGGCGAGCGTGACCTCCGCGTCATCGATGCCACATGGTACTTGCCGACCCTCCACCGTGACGCTCGAGGCGAGTTCTGTCAGGCTCATATTCCCGGAGCCGTATTTTTCGATATCGATGCGATCGCCGATCAACGCACGCCCCTCCCGCACATGCTCCCGGACGCGGAATCCTTCGCCGCGGCCGTGGGGGCGCTCGGTATCGCCGGTGGGGATCGCGTCGTGGTCTACGGCGGCCGCCACCTTGTCGCCTCCGCACGGGTTTGGTGGACCTTTCGGGCCTTTGGTCACGATAACGTCGCGGTGCTGGACGGCGGCCTCCCCCGCTGGCGGGAGGAGGGCCGCCCGGTCGAGTCGGGCGAGCCAAGGCCTCAGGCGTGTCGGTTCCACGCGCGCTATCGGTCGGAACTTGCCGCCGACCTTGATCGCGTCCGTCAAACTCTGTCGGGGCAGGGGGAGCAGGTGGTCGACGCACGCTCGCACGGGCGCTTCGTTGGGGCCGAGCCGGAGCCGCGCCCGGGGGTTAGGTCTGGCCACATCCCGGGGAGTTTCAACCTCCCGTATGACCATCTGTTCGGGCCCGATGGAGCCTTGCTGCCCGTCGAAGGGCTGCGGGGTGCGTTCGAGGCGATCGGATTGGATCTGCACCGTCCGGCGATCGCGAGTTGCGGTTCCGGGGTGACCGCCGCGGTGCTGGCCTTTGGCCTCTTCCTCCTCGGTCGGGATCACACCGCCGTGTACGACGGGTCGTGGGCGGAATGGGGGGGCCGCACGGACACCCCTATCGCACGCTAG
- a CDS encoding Na-translocating system protein MpsC family protein encodes MSSGSGRKQEAAEEIVHTIIRSLKERIGRGPEGYRTYLVDDLLVVRLLRDLTPVEYEQAKTPAGRKSIKDTRNRLIQDLRPSLQDRIKHLTGANVISVHSDLSTRTGERIIIFVLDRRVADIFGEHG; translated from the coding sequence GTGTCCTCAGGGTCAGGACGGAAGCAAGAGGCTGCTGAGGAAATTGTTCATACGATCATCCGGTCCCTCAAAGAGCGGATAGGACGTGGCCCTGAGGGATATCGGACGTATCTCGTCGATGACCTGCTCGTTGTGCGCCTGCTGAGAGACCTGACCCCCGTGGAATATGAGCAAGCCAAGACCCCTGCGGGCCGAAAATCAATCAAAGACACGCGCAATCGACTGATCCAAGACCTCAGGCCGTCCTTGCAAGATCGCATCAAGCATCTCACCGGAGCGAACGTCATCAGCGTGCACTCGGATCTCAGCACTCGAACAGGAGAACGCATCATCATCTTTGTCCTCGACCGCAGGGTCGCGGATATATTTGGGGAGCACGGATAG
- a CDS encoding response regulator: protein MFERSVDLNPYTILVVEGHPLGLKDIRVALEKAGYAVLEARDGRHVLELMTQHPDLIIVDLVLSDIDGFNLIQKIRSLPGGVDVPIIAYTGVMTGAEEARSIEVGCTDYLFKPITTSHLLETIDTYLPPKDGLERIGTGERVLVVDDDPIHLSLVKTRLEHAGFGVVGTSDATEALTRAHQSPPDLILSDVLMPQMDGFQFCLAVRKDAKLSHVPVLLYSSAYNEEVDRQLAREVGANDLVIKDPGFQSVVAAISLTLGVTPPPATAISDGLGADYTRRLAQQLDRQMMVNTSIRQRLMRREAELAVLSTFLDALRHGSVDGVLEELLTRTLHAVGVVRGVIFLMGADGTLQPRVQLGFPQLAYDGVADLFGHARVLHRAIEEGIPAVVPLRMPRGILHNDERPEQSALIAPLLHDNKRLGVLAMMCGTRALTEELFPFARTVGAQIGQVLGIIHALGDQQGNVLADLPAG, encoded by the coding sequence ATGTTTGAGCGATCGGTCGATTTGAACCCCTACACCATTTTGGTCGTTGAGGGTCACCCCTTAGGGCTCAAAGATATTCGTGTCGCGTTGGAGAAGGCCGGGTACGCTGTGCTGGAAGCTCGAGATGGACGTCACGTGCTCGAATTGATGACGCAGCACCCGGACCTGATCATTGTGGATCTTGTGCTTTCGGACATCGATGGATTCAACCTCATTCAGAAGATTCGCAGCCTGCCGGGCGGCGTTGACGTCCCGATTATCGCCTATACGGGAGTGATGACCGGGGCCGAGGAGGCTCGGAGCATCGAAGTGGGATGTACCGATTACTTATTCAAACCGATCACAACGTCGCACCTCCTCGAAACCATCGATACCTACCTGCCGCCCAAGGATGGTCTGGAACGGATAGGGACGGGGGAGCGGGTCCTCGTCGTTGACGACGACCCGATCCATCTCAGCCTGGTGAAGACGCGCCTGGAGCATGCGGGGTTTGGGGTTGTGGGAACCTCCGATGCGACCGAAGCCCTCACCCGCGCGCATCAGAGTCCGCCCGATCTGATCCTCTCGGATGTGTTGATGCCGCAAATGGATGGGTTTCAATTTTGTCTGGCAGTCCGGAAAGACGCCAAACTCTCCCACGTCCCCGTGTTACTCTACTCCTCGGCGTACAACGAGGAGGTCGATCGTCAACTCGCCCGTGAAGTGGGGGCCAACGACCTGGTGATCAAGGACCCCGGATTTCAATCGGTCGTCGCGGCCATCAGTTTGACGCTGGGCGTGACGCCTCCGCCTGCCACCGCCATTTCGGACGGGCTGGGAGCGGATTACACCCGCCGACTGGCGCAACAGCTTGATCGGCAGATGATGGTCAATACAAGCATCCGCCAACGGTTGATGCGACGGGAGGCCGAGTTGGCCGTCCTGTCCACGTTCTTGGATGCCCTCAGGCACGGCTCAGTGGATGGTGTTCTTGAAGAGCTCCTCACGAGAACGCTGCACGCGGTCGGGGTCGTCAGAGGTGTGATCTTCCTGATGGGCGCGGATGGGACCCTGCAGCCTCGCGTTCAACTGGGGTTTCCCCAGTTGGCATACGACGGGGTGGCGGATTTGTTCGGTCACGCACGGGTCCTGCACCGCGCGATTGAAGAGGGGATACCCGCGGTGGTTCCCTTGCGCATGCCTCGGGGGATCTTACACAATGACGAGCGGCCGGAACAGTCTGCACTCATTGCCCCGCTTCTTCACGACAACAAGCGCCTCGGTGTGCTCGCCATGATGTGTGGTACGAGGGCGCTGACGGAGGAGTTGTTCCCCTTTGCCAGGACCGTCGGAGCCCAAATTGGACAGGTCCTGGGGATCATCCATGCGCTGGGCGATCAGCAGGGAAATGTCTTGGCCGACCTCCCCGCCGGGTAG
- a CDS encoding GNAT family N-acetyltransferase: MPIPSICVDAALGGGSDTARAPARQPFRIRTGTVRDAPTIFKLVQGLARYEGLRREVKATVSSLRRDGFRQRPYFHTLLCWRGREPIGFALYFFAYSTFLGRPTLYIEDLFVLSRCRRQGAGKALLIAMAHIAARKRCGRMEWIVLRENAPAIRFYKQLGATLRTEWILTRLTGGPFRRLARTPRRR, encoded by the coding sequence ATGCCCATTCCTTCCATATGCGTCGACGCGGCGTTGGGCGGGGGTAGCGATACGGCGCGCGCTCCCGCCCGGCAGCCATTTCGAATCCGGACCGGCACCGTCCGCGATGCACCGACGATCTTCAAGCTCGTGCAAGGGCTGGCACGGTATGAAGGGCTGAGGCGCGAGGTCAAGGCCACCGTGTCGAGCCTCCGGCGGGACGGGTTCCGGCAGCGCCCGTATTTTCATACCCTGCTCTGTTGGCGCGGAAGGGAACCCATCGGGTTCGCGCTCTACTTCTTTGCCTACTCGACGTTCCTCGGCCGCCCCACGCTCTACATTGAAGATCTCTTCGTGCTGTCCCGCTGCCGGCGCCAGGGGGCGGGCAAGGCATTGCTCATCGCCATGGCCCACATCGCCGCGCGGAAGCGGTGCGGGCGGATGGAATGGATCGTGCTCAGGGAGAACGCTCCCGCCATTCGATTTTATAAGCAGTTGGGGGCCACTCTGCGGACGGAGTGGATCCTGACGCGCCTGACGGGAGGACCCTTTCGTCGACTGGCCAGAACGCCACGCCGCAGGTGA